A part of Sander vitreus isolate 19-12246 chromosome 8, sanVit1, whole genome shotgun sequence genomic DNA contains:
- the LOC144522406 gene encoding uncharacterized protein LOC144522406 yields the protein MLPGEHLPVDRTEEQSNPTKGSAPLKSAQEILSACEPVSRGNTIPTDLISTQPLPAAAPPAEASQEAAWLKKPQSDLQKTTCPRCGLTVPEHRLPPLPPGLSRLQGSSSSVHGSSSSSSSRRCRGSVAGSHLPPATPADSCLHLLLACLSCQCSLLLLGLLEACSSCLHTLCSCCCHACARCCSAIQEAPVEELNCHAHCQSVLVESCCEPIECLEFCLDCCEICHRS from the exons ATGTTACCAGGAGAACATTTACCTGTGGACAGGACGGAGGAACAGAGCAACCCGACTAAAG gtagtgcacctttaaaatcAGCACAGGAAATCCTTTCAGCATGTGAGCCTGTTAGCAGAGGAAATACCATCCCCACTGACCTCATCAGCA CtcagcctctgcctgctgcagccCCACCAGCAGAGGCTtcacaggaggcagcgtggttGAAGAAGCCTCAGTCTGACCTCCAGAAGACCACCTGCCCGCGATGTGGGCTCACAGTCCCAGAACACAgactcccccctctccccccggGCCTGAGCCGACTGCAGGGCTCCAGCTCCTCGGTGcacggcagcagcagcagcagcagcagcaggagatgCAGGGGCAGTGTGGCTGGCTCACACCTACCTCCTGCTACACCTGCTG ACTCGTGTTTACACCTGCTGCTGGCGTGTCTGTCGTGCCAGTGCTCCTTGCTGCTTCTGGGTCTGTTGGAGGCCTGTTCCTCCTGCCTCCACACCctctgctcctgctgctgccaCGCCTGCGCCCGGTGCTGTTCGGCCATCCAGGAGGCACCCGTGGAGGAGCTCAACTGCCATGCCCACTGCCAGTCGGTGCTGGTGGAGTCTTGCTGCGAGCCAATCGAGTGTCTGGAGTTTTGCCTGGACTGCTGCGAGATCTGCCATCGCAGCTAG